Proteins encoded by one window of Salvia splendens isolate huo1 chromosome 5, SspV2, whole genome shotgun sequence:
- the LOC121802646 gene encoding ubiquitin receptor RAD23b-like, protein MKLTVKTLKGSHFQISVHATDTIMAVKKCIEDVQGKDNYPCGQQLLIYNGKVLKDESTLADNKVSEDGFLVVMLSKSKSLSSSASTSSQPASTAAPASKIAAATSNPAPPASIPAPAAEARASVPAPKSTGPASVAPLANDQSGSYDEAASSLVASDNLDQTIQQLIDMGGGSWDKETVRRALRAAYNNAERAVDYLYSGIPETAEVDVPLAQPLVDSMVGTGSPALGGPNSSPLNLFPQETISGAGSLGFLRNNQQFQALRSLVQANPQILQPMLQELGKQNPSLLRLIQENHQEFLQLINEPVDGSEGDIFDQAEQDMPHAVSVTPAEQEAIERMEAMGFDRALVIEAFLACDRNEELALNYLLENAGDFED, encoded by the exons ATGAAACTCACCGTCAAAACTCTCAAAGGCAGCCACTTCCAAATTAGCGTCCATGCCACCGATACC ATAATGGCTGTTAAGAAATGCATTGAAGATGTGCAAGGCAAAGATAATTATCCATGTGGTCAGCAGTTATTGATTTATAATGGGAAAGTTTTGAAAGATGAAAGTACCTTAGCTGATAACAAGGTCTCCGAAGATGGCTTTCTTGTTGTCATGCTAAGCAAG AGCAAAAGCTTGAGCTCAAGTGCATCAACATCTTCTCAG CCTGCTTCTACTGCTGCACCAGCTAGTAAAATAGCTGCAGCGACTAGTAATCCAGCTCCACCGGCTAGTATTCCTGCTCCTGCGGCTGAAGCTCGAGCATCTGTACC GGCTCCTAAGAGTACCGGACCAGCTTCTGTTGCTCCATTAGCGAA CGACCAATCTGGATCATATGACGAAGCTGCTTCCAGTTTAGTTGCTTCCGATAATCTTGACCAGACTATTCAGCAACTGATTGATATGGGTGGTGGTAGTTGGGACAAAGAGACAGTGAGACGTGCTCTTCGAGCTGCATACAATAATGCAGAACGAGCCGTTGACTACTTGTATTCA GGAATCCCTGAGACCGCAGAAGTGGATGTACCATTGGCTCAACCTCTCGTTGATTCCATGGTTGGAACTGGTTCACCAGCTTTAGGAGGACCGAACTCATCCCCTTTGAATTTGTTTCCTCAG GAGACTATTTCTGGTGCTGGATCCCTCGGTTTCCTCAGGAACAACCAACAG TTTCAAGCCCTGCGTTCGCTGGTTCAAGCTAATCCGCAAATTCTGCAG CCCATGCTTCAGGAGCTTGGAAAGCAAAATCCTTCACTCCTGAGACTTATACAAGAAAACCATCAGGAGTTCCTCCAATTAATTAACGAACCTGTTGATGGTTCTGAAGG GGATATCTTTGATCAGGCTGAGCAGGACATGCCCCACGCTGTCAGTGTCACACCTGCAGAACAGGAGGCAATTGAAAGA ATGGAAGCAATGGGATTTGATAGAGCTCTTGTGATCGAGGCATTTTTAGCTTGCGATCGCAATGAAGAACTAGCACTGAACTACTTGCTGGAAAACGCTGGAGATTTTGAAGATTGA
- the LOC121803415 gene encoding serine/threonine-protein phosphatase 7 long form homolog: MTALINQTRMPLGDDLPMYVYIQRARIHALILLGGLILPDTTGCKVPFMWLNGLGDPEEVKNISWGSAALAYLYHYLCEASMDKRKELGGPMMLLQLWAWERMPTLRPAFIGPVVHEPYTPCGARWKGTTQIGNAPRHSVEHYRDQLSLIRPGQVSIISV; encoded by the exons ATGACCGCACTGATCAACCAGACAAGGATGCCTCTGGGTGATGACCTACCTATGTACGTATACATCCAAAGGGCACGTATCCATGCCCTAATTTTATTAGGAGGTCTCATTCTACCGGACACCACGGGGTGTAAGGTGCcatttatgtggttgaatgGGCTTGGGGATCCAGAAGAGGTGAAGAATATTAGTTGGGGAAGTGCGGCATTGGCCTACCTTTATCATTATCTGTGCGAGGCTTCCATGGATAAGAGAAAAGAGTTGGGCGGGCCTATGATGCTTCTGCAgctatgggcgtgggaaagaatgcccacattgaggCCTGCGTTCATTGGACCAGTTGTGCACGAGCCATATACACCATGTGGCGCCAG GTGGAAAGGAACAACGCAGATAGGAAATGCTCCTAGACACTCGGTTGAGCATTATCGTGACCAACTATCTCTGATTAGACCTGGCCAGGTGAGTATTATTTCGGTTTAG